ACATTTCTCTCAATACATCGTACTCCATCGGTGTTGCCATCATTGCTCCTTGTGTTGAAATTGAGCTAAAAGCAAACTCACCGTTTGCGATAGATTTAGCCACTTTTCTCTCTTCCTCAAAACTATGCTATAATAATCAAAAACAATCTTAATGAAAGGAGGCGGATATGCTTCAGTACAGACGGCGTAATTCTACAGCACCAGTACCTACTCGGCGATCGATCCGCCATCCACTATTAACTTATGTAAATTGGTCGTATGATCAAAGTCAGCATATTGATGCGCAGAGATTAAGTCAACTCCTTAGACGGTTTGATGAGACTTACGGGCATATCTACATAAGACTGTTTAATGAAGTACCAAGAGATATTATTTTTTCTTTTATGCAGCAAGAGAGAATCGAAGAAAACAGGCTTGATCATATTTATCATGCAATGAATCGTCTCGGTGCTGATCTTAGACCATTCTAACCGAAATGAATACCTATAACTTTTCTTCCCAATCGGAACTTTTCCAAATAGCTTTGGAGATCCTTGATGACTATGACATTCGTTCATGGTCCTTTGGTGGTGGAACCGCACTCTCTATGCTCTACTATCAACACCGCATGTCTTATGACATCGATATCTTTCTTGAAGACTACAGTGAAATACAGAAAATCATCAGATTTCAAGAAGAGATAGCCAACAACCTTGGGATAGACCCCTTATTGATCCAATCTTCTTCTACCGGTGTGACTTTTATTATCGATGATGCCGACTATGGATTAAAAATGGATTTTGTCTACTCTGAATCACTTACAAAAGATCCATTTAGTTATATGCAGGTATTCGGCATAGATAATATAAAAGTACAAACGGCAAAAGAGATCATCTCCAAAAAACTCAAGTACCGGGAAAAAGCTACAAAACTGGATATCTTCGTTTTACTGTAGCCATATTCATACGCTCTTCGTATATTTTCATTTCTGTTTATATCTTTATCCTGTTCAAAAATGCATGTCTAGGAAAAATTGCACTTGTTACTTGAAGTGACAGTCTTAATATACATCATCGTGACTGCCAATATCGATAGGGATGATTTCATTATCTACTACTAAAAAGTCTATGACCACTCTATACTCCATATTGATCGATACAGAAAAATACTCATTGAGGTTACCTTCTAGTTTATGCAGCCTGAGAGAGGGGTGAAAAGGATCCACTTCCAGTATGCTCATAGCTTTTGCATATCTTGTAAACATATCCGGATGTTTTTTAAGAAATTTTTTAACACGTTTTTTATACGCATCCGTAACAATGATCTTATAGTTCATCTTTAAGCTCAGCTATATGCTCTGCAGCATTCTGTGCTTTATAGTTACCTTTTTCTATGTCGTTCATTGTTTGCATATAGGCCAGATCCAATTCATTGGCTCTAAACTCTTTATATCGTTCCATATCAAGGACAACGTATTTGTCTTTACCTCGTACATTAATGATGACTTCATCAAACTTTTTAAGGAGGCTGTCAAATAACGATACACCTCTCTGTTTTACTTCATTGGCTGAAATTGTCACAATAGTATCCTTTAAAGTACTTTTAAAAGTATTATATCATAAATTATATGCCTTAAGTATTTCATTTATTCTTTCATCAGAAATGTTTTCCAATTCTGTTTTGGAGTACATTGCCATGAGGTAAAGATTATTCTCATCATCTACATAGTAGTAAACAACTCTAAATCCGCCACTCTTCCCTGTAGGTACAGAAGAGTTTTTCAAACGTATTTTATAACAGGCATTTCCAAGGTTTACACCACACTTGGGATTCTCTTGTAACTCACTTTCCAAAATCCGAAGATCACTCGCTATACCCTTATACTTCTTATGCAGTTTTTTGACATCTTTCGCAAAACTCTCCAGGCTAATGATTTTCAAGTTCATCTATCAGACCATTCAAACTTTGTATCTCTTTATCCTTTTTCGAGCTGCGTATTTCTTGTAACTCTTGTGCTGCATTTTCAAAATTATCATAAAATAGTTTTGATTTCTGCTCGGAAATATATGACTTTATCGCTTCCGTGATGATATCGGTTCTATTCACAGAGTATTTTTCTGTAAATGCATCTATGTCATCTACGAGGTACTTCGGAAGTCTCAATCCAACTTGCTGCTTTTCCAACTGTTCTACACTAAGCATACCATAACTCCTTACTATTTGTTTTACAATATTATATATTATTTATATACATATGTCAACTCTCTTGCTATTCACCCTGTACACGCACTACCTCTTCTACCCATCCACAGTAACTACGTTGCCTGTTCGGATCGACTCCAAGATCTTAAACGTCATCTTGGTTGTATTGTAAATACTCTCAAAACTAGCGAAGACGGTTGATGTATCAAAGTTTCCCTGAAAACTTATGGCAGGTGTTCCGCTCTTCATAGAAGTTTTAAAGGCTTCGAACTCACCTCTGAATCCTTAATTAAGTTTTGTTCCTTAAACAGGGTCAGCCCCCTTGTCTTTTATAGGTTTTATGGCCATTTATAACTCCTCGAGATTTATTGTCCCAAACATGCTAGTCCAAAAGGTTAGAAGTGTCTTTGATATGACAAAAACAAATATTTTAGATACGTGTTTTATAGTCCTATGCCACTATCAACCAGGCGGCGATACGCTTCATCATAAACGATACCGCCGGCTCTTGGTCCGACAGCAATCAGTTCCACTATCTGTATTTCGTTATTTTTGACACGTATGACCATTCTTATCGTGGCATTTGCAATATATATTTTTCGACATTCCGAAAGTAGATTGTCTCCCAGGTTTTCAAGGGGAAGACTTACAAGAAAAGGATTGACCTTTAATTTTTCTATGTAGGCATCCACTTCTAAAAACTCGTCATCAGACAATGCTTCCAGATCTTCAAAAACTTCCGGATAATACTGGATCTTAAATGGCATGCTTTATCTTTGACCTTCTCTGTTTTGCATATTCATCATAATCGAGCAGTTCTCTTTTGCCATCACCTATACGCTCATGTACCATTTGCTGAATACTAAGATCTTCTGCTAAGTTCGCCAGCATTTTAATACGTTCATATTCTGCGATGCTGATCACAACGGCTTCTGGTTTATTGTTCTTTACAATAGCAAGTTTTTCAACACTTCCTTTAATGATCTTGGAAATAAAACCACCAAATCCTTTTGCAAATTCTGTTGAAGGGATCAGCTCTTCTGTTGTATAAGAGACTTTCATAAAAATCCTTTTAAATTCTTTATTATACGTATAATAGCACGTACAATGTTAAGTGTTCATTAAAATAGTTCAGTTGTTCTAGTTCCTCATCGATTGACAATGTGATACATACCAGGATATATTATTCTATGCTTCCGTGCCATTATGTCACCTTTATGAGATACAAAGAATATAGCAGAATTATTTAAGTTTTATTCCCTAAGTGGGGTCAGACCCCTTTTCCGGTACCGCACCCTTGCCTCATCGCCATATCACAGAGACTATTACGGCTCTTGGCGGTACCAAACTCAAAGATGCCAATGCCATGGCACTGCGGCTTGCCGGACTCTTCCCTGATGAACATATGTTGAAATTCAATCTTCATGGAATCAAACTGGAGTTTTTTGCAGCATCCTCACCACTACAAAAAGAGATCGTCAAAACAGCATCGGTCCAACCCTACAAAAATAGCAAACTGCATATCCTTGATCTGCAATCCATCGCAAAACTCAAACTGATTGCAATAGTATCCTTTAAAGTACTTTTAAAAGTATTAAATCACAAATTATTAATTTACAACAATTTCTAATGCCCCGTAAGGAAATCCCCTTAGGATACACCCACGACTTGTCCAAGTCGCATCGATTTGAGTATCTTAAACTCAGACCCCTTTTCCTTCCACTTTTCCACAAGGCTAAGGTTTATGATCAAACTCCGGCACGATCTCTTTAAGTTTGCCGAGTTTGTTTTCTGTATTCAACAGCTCTTCAATGTCATGATTCAACTTCCCAATATCATAAGAGGTTCTTTTACCCACCATAATAGATTCATATTTTGTTTTGCTTTCCGCATCATCGATCAGCAGTTCTTCATAGAGCTTTTCTCCCGGTCGAAGTCCGGTAAAAACTATCCCGATATCATCACGACCTGAAAGATCGATCATTTTTTGGGCAAGGTCCACGATCTTTACCGGCTCTCCCATATCCAAAATAAAAATCTCTCCTCTTGTCCCGATCGCACCTGCCTGAAGTACCAGTTCACAGGCTTCAGGTATCAGCATAAAGTATCTGGTGATATCAGGGTGTGTTACAGTAATATCCTGCCCCTTTTCGATCTGTGCCATAAATTTCGGTATCACAGATCCACTACTTCCAAGAACATTACCAAAACGTACAGCAACGATATCCGTTCCGTTACCAAGTGAATTTTGGGCATAGAGCTCACAAACTCTTTTAGTCGCTCCCATGACATTTGTCGGCCGTACTGCTTTGTCTGTAGAGACCAGAATGCACTTTTGGACACCATGTTTGATAGACATATCAATAATATTTTT
This DNA window, taken from Sulfurovum lithotrophicum, encodes the following:
- a CDS encoding nucleotidyl transferase AbiEii/AbiGii toxin family protein; translation: MNTYNFSSQSELFQIALEILDDYDIRSWSFGGGTALSMLYYQHRMSYDIDIFLEDYSEIQKIIRFQEEIANNLGIDPLLIQSSSTGVTFIIDDADYGLKMDFVYSESLTKDPFSYMQVFGIDNIKVQTAKEIISKKLKYREKATKLDIFVLL
- a CDS encoding type II toxin-antitoxin system YafQ family toxin, translating into MNYKIIVTDAYKKRVKKFLKKHPDMFTRYAKAMSILEVDPFHPSLRLHKLEGNLNEYFSVSINMEYRVVIDFLVVDNEIIPIDIGSHDDVY
- a CDS encoding type II toxin-antitoxin system Phd/YefM family antitoxin, whose amino-acid sequence is MTISANEVKQRGVSLFDSLLKKFDEVIINVRGKDKYVVLDMERYKEFRANELDLAYMQTMNDIEKGNYKAQNAAEHIAELKDEL
- a CDS encoding type II toxin-antitoxin system RelE family toxin: MNLKIISLESFAKDVKKLHKKYKGIASDLRILESELQENPKCGVNLGNACYKIRLKNSSVPTGKSGGFRVVYYYVDDENNLYLMAMYSKTELENISDERINEILKAYNL
- a CDS encoding ribbon-helix-helix domain-containing protein, translated to MLSVEQLEKQQVGLRLPKYLVDDIDAFTEKYSVNRTDIITEAIKSYISEQKSKLFYDNFENAAQELQEIRSSKKDKEIQSLNGLIDELENH
- a CDS encoding type II toxin-antitoxin system prevent-host-death family antitoxin produces the protein MKVSYTTEELIPSTEFAKGFGGFISKIIKGSVEKLAIVKNNKPEAVVISIAEYERIKMLANLAEDLSIQQMVHERIGDGKRELLDYDEYAKQRRSKIKHAI